From the Bacteroidota bacterium genome, the window GGTTGCCATAAAAGCTGCCGGAATCTCTTTTCGCCGTGCCATGATGCCCCTTGTTGTATTCTCTGTTTTGTTGAGCGCCTTTGCCTTTTATTTCTCAAACAATGTGCTTCCGGTTGCAAATCTAAAATTCGGTACATTGCTGTATGATGTACGTGAAAAAAAACCTGCCCTGAGCATCAATGAAGGCGTTTTTTACAATGATATTGACGGTTATACGATTCGCATCGGGAAAAAGGAAGCTGATGGTGTTACACTCCACAATATTATGATTTACGATCAAACGGAAGATATGGGGAATATTAACCTCACCGTTGCGGAATCGGGCACCATGGAAAATACACCCGATAAGCGTTTTCTGATTTTTAAATTGTTCAACGGGAATAATTATTACGAAAAACTCCGCGACGCTTCCGGTTCGCAAAAAAGACCATTTCAGCGTACAAAATTCAAGGAAGAAATGCGGCGGTTCGACCTGTCTTCATTTAAAATGTCCCGAACCAATGAAGACCTGTTTAAAGACCATTACCAGATGCTCAATCTGGTGCAGCTTGTTGAAGCCGAAGATACGCTGCGCAAAGAATTTGTGAAAAGAGAGGAAGATACCTACAATTATATTCTGCGTAATTTTTATTTCTACACTGTAATTGATACCACGGTTTATCCGAAAGCAGATACAGCTAAAGCTTTGAAGGACGATTTTATTGCCGGATTTTCACCAAAAGAGGGGAAAGTTTTGGTTGACAGGGCGCTGAACAGCGCACGGGGTGTTAATGAACAGCTGGAGTACATTGCAAAAGATTATCAGCTTAAAAATGAAATTATTGTCAGGCATGAAATTGAATGGCATCGCAAATTTACGCTGTCAATAGCCTGTCTTATATTGTTTTTTATCGGGGCTCCACTCGGAGCAATCATCCGAAAAGGCGGGCTTGGTCTGCCTGTGGTGTTTGCAACACTGTTTTTTATTTTATTTCACATTGTCTCCATTACAGGTGAGAAAGCAGCTCGCGAAGGCGTGATGTCGGCTATGGAAGGTATGTGGTTGGCGTCACTGATATTTTTACCTATCGGCGTATTGCTCACATACAGTGCAAGCACTGATTCGCGCATTATGAGCGGCGATTTCTGGATATCATTCTTTAAAATGATAACCGGCTTCGTGAAAGGTATTTTCGTTAAAAGAAAAAAATAGCATGAACATACTTCAGCTTTGTAATAAATCACCGTGGCCACCCAAAGAAGGCGGTCCCATTGCCATGCATGCCCTCACCCAAGGCCTTACGCAATTGGGACATACAGTGGATGTGTTGGCAATGAGTACTCCTAAATATCCTGTGGCTGCCGATTCCGTTCCTGATTGCGTTGCCGGAAACTTTCACCTCGTCAAGGTCAATAACTCAGTTACCATAACCGGGGCCTTTGCCAACCTTTTCAGCAGTCGCTCCTATCATGTTACCCGATTTGTAAGCAAACGTTTTGAGATTGAACTGGTGAAGCTTTTGCAATCCCGCAATTACGACATTGTGCAGTTGGAAACAATTTTTGTTGCTCCGTACATTGATATTATCAGAAAGTATTCTACCGCCCGTATTGTGCTTCGTGCACATAATATTGAACACCTGATTTGGGAACGCATCGCAAAATCAACGGTTAATCCTGTTACCCGTAAGTACATTCGGTATTTGTCAGGAAAACTCAGCCGTTATGAGCTGTCTGTATTTAAAAATGTGGATGCCATTGCAGCCATTTCGCCTCAGGACGAAGCATTCATAAAGTCACTAAATATTGCGAAGCCATTGACTCTCGTGCCGTTTGGTGTTAGTGCCGACAATTATCAAATACCTTCTGCCGAAGCCGAATGGCCCAGCCTGTTTCATCTCGGCTCAATGGATTGGTTTCCGAATCAGGAAGGCATGCGTTGGTTTATTACTCAGGTGTGGCCTTTGGTACAGCGCGAATATCCTGAAATAAAACTCTATCTTGCCGGACGTAATATGCCCAAATGGCTTACCCGTAGTTCATTCCCGGGTGTTTCCGTTATCGGTGAAGTGCCCGATGCGGCTGAGTTTATGGCATCAAAAGGGGTAATGATTGTACCCCTGTTTTCAGGCAGTGGCGTTCGTATTAAAATAATTGAGGGGATGGCGCTTGCAAAACCTGTAATCTCTACTACAATTGGTGCAGAAGGCATCAACTGCAGCAACGGCGAGAATATTATTCTTGCCGATGACCCGATTAGTTTCGTTCGCGAAATAAGAACGCTTACGCAGAATCGTGAAAAAGCAACCACCTTGGGGCTGAAGGCACGCGAACTTATTTTGCGGGAACACAACGCCGATATTGCCTCGGCAAAACTGGCAACTCTTTACGAAATGGCAATGTCAGTCTGACAATCAAAGATAAAGTATAATGAAAAATAGATTTTTATTTTTACTCGCAATCCTTTCGATGTGTGTAACGCTGCCTGCGGTTACACACGCGCAGATAAACCGTTTGCTGCCCATTGCTGCCCGTTTGCAATGGGATAATGCCAATGGATATTGTGGTGAGGAATCGATTCAGATGTGTGGATTATATTTCGGTAATTATATTTCGCAGGACGTGGTTCGGACCGTTGCTGGCGGCGAGCTGTTGATAGGTGTTAACGACGTTGCAGCTCTGAATGCCTTTTCATTCAACTGCGAAGAATGGGATTTTGATAATCAGGTAACACCACAATACCAAAATTATTTGGTGTGGGTTAAAGAACATCTGTATAACTATTCGCCTGTGATAATTACTGTATTTGTACAGGGCATGAGTGATCCGGATTATGATCACATCATTCCTGCAATCGGCTTTAATGCTGCAACTTCGAACTCATATAGCGACGCTGATCAGCTTATTTTTCATGATTGCTATGCCGCAACCCCTTACACACGTTCCTTTGTCTCGATGTGGGATACCCGCAGTATGAACGGCAACGGAGCCACTTACGAGTATTGCATTCCTAAAAATGTAGATTATGGTTGTGCCGTCACGGGCATTAAAGACCCACAAAGTAAATGCAAGCCGGTGCGTCTCACTCTTAACCGCTGGGACGAACCCAATGTAACACTGGGCGAACCCGCCGAATCCATGACTGCCACCATTACCATAGAATCACTTACCGCCGGACAGCAATACGCATTACTGAGGTACAATAACTACACCCAGGTTCCTGCCACTGATTTTAATCCAGCAGGTGCAGGCAGTGTCGTTTATTTTACGGCTGCGGACTCAACCAAAACACTCAGCGATAATTTTATGTCGAACACTGCTGTTTTCTACCGTTGTGTGGAATACACCTACAATGGAACAGAAGAACAAAAAATTACAAACGACCTGAATCTTTCTGTGTATCCGAACCCGGTCAATCGCAGCAGCAGATTATATTTTACCCTGAATGAAGCACAGAATGTGACAATGGAATTATTCGATGTGAATGGGCGCCTTGTGGAGAATATAATAAATTCGGAATTTGAAGCCGGGGAACATCAGATTGCCTTAAACACGGATGATCTGCCGGAAGGTGTTTATTATTGCAGAATGATATCGAAAGATAATTGCAGGGTGTTGAGGATAATGAAAAATTAATAATTAGTAATTAATAATTATTCACCTTTAACCCCTTCGGGGTAACAATGCGAAATCGTAATATAATTTTTCAGCCTTAAGCTTTCACCCTTTAGCCTTCGCCTATATTTTGACTCACGACTCACGATCCGTCAG encodes:
- a CDS encoding T9SS type A sorting domain-containing protein, encoding MKNRFLFLLAILSMCVTLPAVTHAQINRLLPIAARLQWDNANGYCGEESIQMCGLYFGNYISQDVVRTVAGGELLIGVNDVAALNAFSFNCEEWDFDNQVTPQYQNYLVWVKEHLYNYSPVIITVFVQGMSDPDYDHIIPAIGFNAATSNSYSDADQLIFHDCYAATPYTRSFVSMWDTRSMNGNGATYEYCIPKNVDYGCAVTGIKDPQSKCKPVRLTLNRWDEPNVTLGEPAESMTATITIESLTAGQQYALLRYNNYTQVPATDFNPAGAGSVVYFTAADSTKTLSDNFMSNTAVFYRCVEYTYNGTEEQKITNDLNLSVYPNPVNRSSRLYFTLNEAQNVTMELFDVNGRLVENIINSEFEAGEHQIALNTDDLPEGVYYCRMISKDNCRVLRIMKN
- a CDS encoding LptF/LptG family permease, which encodes MDIFILRSYLGPMLLTFFIALFILLMQFLWKYVDDIVGKGFEWYVIMQLLFYASATFVPLALPLAVLLASLMTFGNLGEHYELVAIKAAGISFRRAMMPLVVFSVLLSAFAFYFSNNVLPVANLKFGTLLYDVREKKPALSINEGVFYNDIDGYTIRIGKKEADGVTLHNIMIYDQTEDMGNINLTVAESGTMENTPDKRFLIFKLFNGNNYYEKLRDASGSQKRPFQRTKFKEEMRRFDLSSFKMSRTNEDLFKDHYQMLNLVQLVEAEDTLRKEFVKREEDTYNYILRNFYFYTVIDTTVYPKADTAKALKDDFIAGFSPKEGKVLVDRALNSARGVNEQLEYIAKDYQLKNEIIVRHEIEWHRKFTLSIACLILFFIGAPLGAIIRKGGLGLPVVFATLFFILFHIVSITGEKAAREGVMSAMEGMWLASLIFLPIGVLLTYSASTDSRIMSGDFWISFFKMITGFVKGIFVKRKK
- a CDS encoding glycosyltransferase family 4 protein, which encodes MNILQLCNKSPWPPKEGGPIAMHALTQGLTQLGHTVDVLAMSTPKYPVAADSVPDCVAGNFHLVKVNNSVTITGAFANLFSSRSYHVTRFVSKRFEIELVKLLQSRNYDIVQLETIFVAPYIDIIRKYSTARIVLRAHNIEHLIWERIAKSTVNPVTRKYIRYLSGKLSRYELSVFKNVDAIAAISPQDEAFIKSLNIAKPLTLVPFGVSADNYQIPSAEAEWPSLFHLGSMDWFPNQEGMRWFITQVWPLVQREYPEIKLYLAGRNMPKWLTRSSFPGVSVIGEVPDAAEFMASKGVMIVPLFSGSGVRIKIIEGMALAKPVISTTIGAEGINCSNGENIILADDPISFVREIRTLTQNREKATTLGLKARELILREHNADIASAKLATLYEMAMSV